Proteins encoded within one genomic window of Candidatus Binatia bacterium:
- a CDS encoding anion permease, producing the protein MEVLLCFAAVLFLAYANGANDNAKPVATLEGASVLGPKGALALATGAALAGGLLAVFWGEALARRFQGAGIVPAELTREPRFLFAVAASAASTVFVASRTGLPVSTTHALLGALAGAALGRVGGALGTGALVSGMVAPLLLSPVLAFALCGGVFFSLRPLAARFGGREECLCVVETPVPLGAGPAPAARSSLLLHRGAGEECRQAGWPGISVPFDSCLRALHVLSAAAVGVARSLNDTPKIAGLLLGLGGASSWQLFLPVILAVCVGGWLRSAPVARTMSRRITPMDESQALSANLATAFLVLWASRLGLPVSTTHTACGSLFAVAALRGDGSKRWVSGVAWAWLATAPVAGALAYVLVSLR; encoded by the coding sequence GTGGAAGTTCTTCTCTGTTTTGCCGCCGTTCTCTTTCTCGCGTACGCCAACGGAGCCAACGACAACGCGAAGCCCGTGGCGACGCTCGAGGGGGCGTCCGTCCTGGGTCCGAAGGGGGCGCTCGCCCTCGCGACGGGGGCCGCCCTCGCCGGGGGGCTTCTCGCCGTGTTCTGGGGAGAAGCGCTCGCGCGCCGCTTCCAGGGAGCGGGGATCGTTCCGGCGGAGCTGACGCGGGAGCCCCGCTTTCTTTTTGCCGTCGCCGCGTCGGCGGCCTCCACCGTCTTCGTCGCCTCTCGGACAGGCCTTCCCGTCTCCACTACGCACGCCCTTCTCGGCGCGCTCGCCGGGGCGGCACTCGGTCGCGTCGGCGGAGCTCTCGGAACAGGTGCCCTTGTCTCGGGCATGGTCGCCCCGCTTCTCCTGAGCCCGGTCCTGGCCTTCGCGCTTTGCGGCGGCGTTTTCTTCTCCCTTCGGCCCCTCGCGGCGCGGTTTGGGGGGCGCGAGGAATGCCTGTGCGTCGTGGAGACGCCCGTCCCGCTGGGCGCGGGGCCCGCGCCGGCTGCGAGGTCTTCGCTCCTTTTGCACCGGGGCGCGGGCGAAGAGTGCCGGCAGGCCGGCTGGCCGGGGATTTCGGTGCCTTTCGACTCCTGCCTTCGGGCGCTCCACGTGCTTTCGGCTGCGGCGGTGGGCGTGGCGCGGAGTCTCAACGACACGCCGAAGATCGCGGGGCTTCTCCTCGGTCTGGGCGGGGCTTCGAGCTGGCAGCTTTTTTTGCCGGTCATACTCGCCGTTTGTGTGGGGGGCTGGTTACGGTCGGCACCGGTGGCTCGGACGATGAGTCGCAGGATCACCCCGATGGACGAGTCGCAGGCCCTTTCCGCCAACCTCGCCACGGCCTTTCTGGTTCTCTGGGCGAGCCGGCTGGGCTTGCCCGTTTCGACCACGCACACGGCCTGCGGGTCCCTTTTCGCCGTCGCGGCGCTGCGCGGGGACGGAAGCAAACGCTGGGTCTCCGGCGTCGCGTGGGCTTGGTTGGCGACCGCTCCGGTGGCCGGGGCCCTGGCCTACGTCCTCGTCTCGCTTCGCTAG
- a CDS encoding methyltransferase, producing the protein MSSRLDVEAAVRDRYAKAAREKEASLCCPVEYDERLLAVLPREVVERDYGCGDPSRHLRPGETVLDLGSGSGKGCFLAAQVVGPEGRVIGVDFHPEMLSLARRYQPEVASRLGYDNVVFLRARIQDLRTDLEALEKRLAERPVRSLDDLVELERELERQREEAPLVPDESVDVVVSNCVLNLVRDEEKERLFAEIFRVLRRGGRAVISDIVSDEPVPPSLKADPELWSGCISGAFQESEFLEAFARAGFYGMEILRRDAEPWRTVEGIEFRSVTVAAYKGKEGECWDHNQAVIYRGPWREVRDDDGHTLRRGVPMAVCEKTFRIYTREPYARDILPVEPRVPVSPEEARPFDCSRDAVRHPRETKGAEYRVTTEATSPCCPPGGSCG; encoded by the coding sequence ATGTCGTCGAGGTTGGACGTCGAGGCTGCCGTCCGCGACCGTTACGCGAAAGCGGCTCGCGAGAAGGAGGCGAGCCTCTGTTGCCCCGTGGAATACGACGAGCGGCTCCTGGCCGTGCTGCCTCGCGAGGTCGTCGAGCGGGACTACGGGTGCGGTGACCCGTCCCGCCACCTCCGTCCCGGCGAGACGGTTCTCGACCTGGGTTCGGGAAGCGGCAAGGGCTGCTTTCTCGCCGCACAGGTCGTGGGCCCCGAGGGGCGGGTGATCGGCGTCGATTTCCATCCCGAAATGCTCTCTCTGGCCCGCCGCTACCAGCCCGAGGTGGCCTCGCGACTCGGCTACGACAACGTGGTCTTTCTGCGGGCCCGCATCCAGGACTTGCGAACGGACCTCGAGGCTCTCGAGAAGCGGCTCGCCGAGCGACCCGTGCGCTCTCTCGACGACCTGGTCGAGCTCGAACGGGAGCTCGAGCGCCAGAGAGAAGAGGCACCGCTCGTGCCCGACGAGTCGGTCGACGTGGTCGTCTCGAACTGTGTCCTGAACCTCGTCCGGGACGAGGAAAAGGAGCGACTTTTCGCCGAGATTTTTCGCGTCTTGCGGCGCGGCGGTCGTGCCGTCATCTCGGACATCGTCTCCGACGAGCCCGTGCCCCCTTCCCTCAAGGCGGATCCCGAGCTCTGGTCGGGCTGCATTTCGGGTGCGTTCCAGGAGTCGGAGTTCCTCGAAGCGTTCGCCCGAGCGGGCTTCTACGGAATGGAAATCCTGCGGCGGGACGCGGAGCCCTGGCGAACGGTCGAGGGCATCGAGTTCCGTTCCGTCACGGTGGCGGCCTACAAGGGGAAGGAGGGCGAGTGCTGGGACCACAACCAGGCCGTGATTTACCGGGGTCCGTGGCGCGAGGTTCGGGACGACGACGGGCACACGCTCCGTCGCGGCGTGCCCATGGCCGTGTGCGAGAAGACGTTCCGCATCTACACGCGCGAGCCCTATGCTCGCGACATTCTTCCGGTCGAGCCGCGCGTGCCGGTCTCTCCCGAGGAGGCTCGACCTTTCGATTGCTCGCGCGACGCCGTGCGACATCCGCGCGAAACCAAGGGCGCGGAGTACCGGGTCACGACGGAAGCGACTTCGCCCTGCTGCCCGCCGGGCGGCTCTTGCGGCTGA
- a CDS encoding formate dehydrogenase yields MESASLRTKKSWLPFGLDRTKPRHYREMLRVAWENRDQARYAWRILKEGVCDGCALGVSGFRDWTIDGVHLCMTRLFLLRLNTMPAFDPSLLADVRELRQRSNEELRALGRIPVPLLRRAGEPGFRPVSWDEALELAAGALRKARPDRIAFYLTSRGLTNETYYVAQKLARLLGTNNIDNAARLCHAPSTAAMKRALGVAASTCSYRDWIGTDVILFFGSNPANDQPVATKYLLEAKRKGTRVVLVNPYLEPGMERYWIPSDFRSALFGTALVDEWFAVRTGGDLAFCSGVLRALLERGRYDEEFVREHTTGFEDVEAYLRGLDWSDLESEAGLPRSEMERCARILAEARSGVFVWSMGVTQHSFAADTVQAILNLALCLGFVGREFCGVVPIRGHSGVQGGAEMGAYATVFPGGVPISPENARAFTELYGFPVPERPGLTAPEMVEAAVRGELDVLYCVGGNFLRTLADPAFVARALSRLPVRIHQDLLLTEQVFLDPEEAVLLLPAKTRYEQDDGGTETTTERRVLFSPEIPRQLGEARAEWKILRDLAARVAPELEARFGCRTGWEIRREIARVAPQYDGIQHLAKAGDSFQWGGRLLCRGGRFPTPDGRARLRPVPLRREPAQSGTFRLSTRRGRQFNSMVYAPVDPLTGASRDAVFLSPDDAAELRLRSGDPVVLVSEHGRFRGRVHLAPLGRGNVQVHFPEGNVLLSPQARDPVSGVPDYNAVVRIERGNA; encoded by the coding sequence GTGGAGTCGGCATCGCTTCGCACGAAGAAGTCCTGGCTTCCTTTCGGGCTCGACCGGACCAAGCCCCGGCACTACCGAGAGATGCTCCGCGTGGCCTGGGAAAACCGCGATCAGGCACGCTACGCGTGGCGCATTCTCAAGGAAGGCGTGTGCGACGGCTGCGCGCTGGGAGTCTCGGGCTTCCGCGACTGGACGATCGACGGGGTCCACCTCTGCATGACGCGCCTTTTTCTCCTCCGCCTCAACACGATGCCCGCTTTCGACCCCTCTCTTCTCGCCGACGTCCGCGAGCTCCGGCAGCGGAGCAACGAGGAGCTCCGAGCCCTCGGAAGGATCCCGGTTCCGCTCCTGCGAAGAGCGGGCGAGCCGGGCTTCCGGCCCGTCTCCTGGGACGAAGCGCTCGAGCTCGCGGCCGGCGCCTTGCGGAAGGCTCGACCGGACCGGATCGCCTTCTACCTCACCTCGCGCGGGCTCACGAACGAAACGTACTACGTGGCGCAGAAGCTCGCCCGGCTTCTCGGGACGAACAACATCGACAACGCGGCCCGGCTCTGTCACGCGCCGTCGACGGCCGCCATGAAACGTGCGCTCGGCGTCGCGGCGAGCACCTGTAGCTACCGGGACTGGATCGGGACCGACGTGATTCTCTTCTTCGGGTCGAACCCGGCGAACGACCAGCCTGTCGCGACGAAATACCTCCTCGAAGCGAAGAGGAAGGGCACCCGCGTCGTGCTCGTGAACCCGTATCTCGAGCCCGGCATGGAACGCTACTGGATCCCGTCGGATTTCCGCAGCGCTCTTTTCGGCACGGCGCTCGTCGACGAATGGTTCGCCGTACGAACGGGCGGAGACCTGGCCTTCTGCTCGGGCGTGCTGCGCGCGCTCCTCGAACGGGGCCGCTACGACGAGGAATTCGTCCGGGAACACACGACGGGCTTCGAAGACGTCGAGGCGTACCTTCGGGGGCTCGACTGGAGCGATCTCGAGTCCGAAGCGGGACTTCCGAGGAGCGAAATGGAGCGGTGCGCGCGGATTCTCGCCGAGGCCCGCTCGGGGGTTTTCGTCTGGAGCATGGGGGTGACCCAGCACTCGTTCGCCGCCGACACGGTGCAGGCCATCCTGAACCTGGCGCTCTGTCTCGGCTTCGTGGGCCGGGAGTTCTGCGGGGTCGTGCCCATTCGGGGCCACTCGGGGGTGCAAGGCGGAGCGGAAATGGGCGCCTACGCGACGGTGTTTCCGGGAGGCGTGCCCATCTCCCCCGAGAATGCCCGCGCGTTCACGGAACTCTACGGCTTTCCCGTGCCCGAGCGTCCGGGCCTCACGGCACCCGAAATGGTGGAAGCGGCCGTGCGCGGAGAGCTCGACGTTCTCTACTGCGTCGGCGGGAACTTCCTCCGGACGCTCGCGGACCCCGCCTTCGTCGCCCGCGCCCTCTCGCGCCTCCCCGTTCGCATCCACCAGGACCTCCTGTTGACCGAGCAGGTCTTCCTCGACCCCGAAGAAGCCGTGCTGCTCCTGCCGGCCAAGACGCGCTACGAACAGGACGACGGCGGAACGGAGACGACGACGGAGCGGCGGGTTCTTTTCAGCCCGGAAATCCCCCGCCAGCTCGGCGAAGCCCGGGCGGAGTGGAAAATCCTGCGGGATCTGGCCGCCCGGGTCGCGCCGGAACTCGAAGCGCGTTTCGGGTGTCGGACCGGATGGGAGATTCGGCGGGAGATCGCACGCGTCGCGCCGCAGTACGACGGCATCCAGCACCTCGCGAAAGCCGGAGACTCCTTCCAGTGGGGCGGGCGCCTTCTCTGCCGTGGAGGGCGGTTCCCCACCCCGGACGGGCGTGCCCGCCTCCGGCCCGTGCCGCTTCGCCGCGAGCCGGCGCAATCCGGGACCTTCCGGCTCTCCACCCGTCGGGGCCGCCAGTTCAACAGCATGGTCTACGCTCCGGTCGACCCGCTCACGGGCGCTTCGCGGGACGCGGTCTTTCTTTCCCCCGACGACGCGGCCGAACTCCGTCTACGAAGCGGGGACCCGGTCGTGCTCGTGAGCGAACACGGCCGCTTCCGCGGGCGAGTCCACCTGGCCCCGCTCGGGCGCGGCAACGTGCAGGTCCACTTCCCCGAGGGAAACGTGCTCCTCTCCCCGCAAGCTCGCGACCCGGTCTCGGGCGTTCCCGACTACAACGCCGTCGTCCGAATCGAACGGGGGAACGCGTGA
- the fdhD gene encoding sulfurtransferase FdhD has translation MRASELRPVVSWELGGRACERTDELAREEPLEVRVDGQPVSVTMRTPGEDAELALGFLLSEGLLRDREQVRDVVVDPACNVVDVSLRPGVEVDLARLTRHVFASSSCGLCGKATIEAVHGNFPPLEPGFSVAAHAILRLAESLGRSQPLFARTGGLHAAAVGDDRGELLAVREDVGRHNAVDKILGWAFRAGRWPLDRHVLFVSGRASFEILQKALSARIPVVAAVSAPSSLATSFALASRQALVGFVRPPRMNVYSCPERIRFEPAGESSRSQ, from the coding sequence GTGAGGGCGTCGGAACTCCGACCCGTCGTCTCCTGGGAACTCGGAGGGCGGGCGTGCGAGCGAACGGACGAGCTCGCGCGCGAGGAGCCCCTCGAAGTCCGCGTCGACGGCCAGCCCGTGTCGGTCACGATGCGAACCCCGGGCGAGGACGCGGAGCTCGCCCTCGGCTTCCTTCTGAGCGAGGGGCTCCTGCGGGACCGGGAGCAGGTGCGGGACGTCGTCGTGGATCCGGCGTGCAACGTCGTGGACGTGTCGCTGCGGCCCGGAGTCGAAGTGGACCTCGCGCGGCTTACCCGACACGTCTTCGCGTCTTCGAGCTGCGGGCTTTGCGGAAAGGCGACGATCGAAGCCGTCCACGGGAACTTTCCTCCCCTCGAGCCCGGCTTTTCCGTGGCCGCCCACGCGATCTTGCGCCTCGCCGAAAGCCTCGGGCGTTCCCAGCCTCTCTTCGCGCGCACCGGAGGGCTCCACGCGGCCGCCGTGGGAGACGACCGCGGCGAGCTCCTGGCCGTCCGGGAAGACGTGGGACGCCACAACGCCGTGGACAAAATTCTCGGCTGGGCTTTCCGGGCGGGGCGCTGGCCTCTCGACCGCCACGTCCTCTTCGTTTCGGGCAGGGCGTCCTTCGAGATCCTGCAAAAGGCGCTCTCGGCGCGCATTCCCGTCGTCGCCGCGGTCTCCGCTCCCTCGAGCCTCGCCACTTCGTTCGCGCTCGCGAGCCGTCAGGCACTCGTGGGATTCGTGCGCCCCCCGCGCATGAACGTCTACAGTTGCCCGGAACGGATCCGGTTCGAGCCCGCGGGGGAGAGCTCGCGATCTCAGTGA
- the lonD gene encoding ATP-dependent protease: MELPEQLPLFPLPNVVLFPGVPLPLHVFEPRYRALVRDVRGSHRLVGMTLLRGDWKPRYFENPEIFAVGCAGKITELEELPDGRFFLLLEGVREFTVLSEDRSRPYRVARVAWRDALEAETPLAPELRARILERLRLCPPPGVDDRVRRVLETAGDGFLVNFFCHALDTEPVEKQALLEAPSLGERARRLCDVLDFLAHLRTRGRRDEPPH, encoded by the coding sequence ATGGAGCTGCCTGAGCAACTCCCGCTCTTTCCGCTCCCCAACGTCGTCCTCTTTCCCGGCGTTCCCTTGCCACTCCACGTCTTCGAGCCCCGCTACCGGGCCCTCGTGCGCGATGTCCGCGGTTCGCACCGGCTCGTCGGCATGACGCTCCTGCGCGGCGACTGGAAGCCCAGGTATTTCGAGAATCCCGAGATTTTCGCCGTAGGTTGTGCCGGGAAAATCACCGAGCTCGAAGAGCTTCCGGACGGGCGTTTTTTTCTGCTGCTCGAGGGCGTCCGCGAGTTCACCGTCCTTTCCGAAGACCGCTCCCGCCCCTACCGGGTGGCGCGGGTGGCCTGGCGAGACGCACTCGAGGCCGAGACCCCCTTGGCTCCGGAGCTCCGCGCTCGGATCCTCGAAAGGCTCCGCCTCTGCCCGCCGCCGGGGGTCGACGACCGGGTTCGCCGCGTCCTCGAGACGGCCGGGGACGGGTTCCTCGTGAATTTTTTCTGCCACGCTCTCGACACGGAACCCGTGGAAAAGCAGGCGCTCCTCGAAGCGCCTTCTCTCGGCGAGCGCGCTCGGCGACTTTGCGACGTCCTCGATTTTCTGGCCCACCTGCGAACGCGCGGGCGCCGGGACGAGCCGCCTCACTGA
- a CDS encoding transcriptional repressor: MRERRTRQLEAVAHALHELDHPTAADVFRAVRRKLPRVSLGTVYRNLEKLVHSEKARVVRVQGEPARYDGNVLPHDHFVCEGCGRLIDLSGEVRPRVRTDRLRREGYVVRGRVLGLFGLCPRCGRESGERNGAA, encoded by the coding sequence ATGAGGGAGCGGCGCACGCGCCAGCTCGAAGCCGTCGCGCACGCGCTCCACGAGCTCGACCACCCGACGGCGGCCGATGTGTTCCGCGCGGTGCGGCGCAAACTTCCCCGCGTGAGCCTCGGCACCGTGTACCGTAACCTCGAAAAGCTCGTCCACTCGGAAAAAGCGCGCGTGGTCCGGGTGCAGGGCGAGCCCGCGCGTTACGACGGGAACGTGCTCCCGCACGACCACTTCGTGTGCGAGGGCTGCGGGCGGCTCATCGACCTCTCGGGCGAGGTGCGGCCGCGCGTTCGGACCGATCGCTTGCGGCGGGAGGGGTACGTCGTGCGGGGGCGGGTCCTGGGTCTTTTCGGCCTGTGCCCGCGGTGCGGGCGGGAGTCCGGCGAGAGGAATGGAGCTGCCTGA
- a CDS encoding rubrerythrin, whose translation MAKSLKGTKTHENLKTAFAGESQANRRYLYFARRADIEGYPDIGGLFRDTSEAETGHAFGHLDFLKEVGDPVTNLPIGDTEKNLKSAIEGETYEYTEMYPGFAKTAREEGFDEIAEWFETLARAEKSHAGRFTKGLESLKL comes from the coding sequence ATGGCCAAGTCGCTCAAAGGAACCAAAACCCACGAGAACCTGAAGACCGCCTTCGCGGGCGAGTCGCAGGCGAACCGCCGTTACCTCTATTTCGCCCGCAGGGCCGACATCGAAGGCTATCCCGACATCGGGGGTCTTTTCCGGGACACCTCGGAGGCGGAAACCGGACACGCCTTCGGCCACCTCGATTTTCTCAAGGAAGTCGGTGACCCGGTGACGAACCTGCCGATCGGCGACACGGAAAAGAACCTGAAGTCCGCGATCGAAGGCGAGACCTACGAGTACACGGAGATGTACCCGGGCTTCGCCAAGACGGCTCGAGAAGAGGGGTTCGACGAGATCGCGGAGTGGTTCGAGACGCTGGCGCGAGCGGAGAAATCTCACGCCGGCCGTTTCACGAAGGGACTCGAGAGCCTGAAGCTCTGA
- a CDS encoding stringent starvation protein A, producing MRLLYDYPDCPYGQKVRVVLAEKELPYDLVTVDLKKNEQRSPEFLRKNPYGKVPVLEDEDVIVYESTIINEYLQDEYPYPPVMPDDSASRAKVRWLEDYSDSVFLPRVYWILCELEKPEGERDAARIEQYRNEIRQSLGWLQSQFLQQGAEFLVGDFSLADIAFVPGLLVLSRLGVTLDPAWQALHAWIERLRVRPSVRVLGLSG from the coding sequence ATGAGGCTCTTGTACGATTATCCGGATTGCCCGTACGGCCAGAAGGTTCGGGTGGTTCTGGCGGAAAAGGAACTTCCCTACGACCTGGTCACGGTCGACTTGAAGAAGAACGAGCAGAGGTCCCCCGAATTCTTGAGGAAGAATCCCTACGGCAAAGTCCCCGTCCTCGAGGACGAGGACGTGATCGTGTACGAGTCGACGATCATCAACGAGTACCTGCAGGACGAATACCCTTACCCGCCGGTCATGCCCGACGATTCGGCCAGTCGGGCCAAGGTGCGGTGGCTCGAGGACTACAGCGACAGCGTTTTCCTGCCGCGTGTCTACTGGATTCTCTGCGAGCTCGAAAAACCGGAAGGTGAGCGGGACGCGGCGAGAATCGAGCAGTACAGGAACGAGATCCGGCAGAGCCTCGGCTGGTTGCAGAGCCAGTTCCTGCAGCAGGGGGCCGAGTTTCTCGTGGGCGACTTCAGTCTCGCCGACATCGCTTTCGTTCCGGGGCTCCTCGTGCTTTCCCGGCTCGGGGTCACGCTCGACCCGGCGTGGCAGGCGCTCCACGCGTGGATCGAGAGGCTGCGGGTGCGGCCGAGCGTGCGAGTCCTGGGCCTTTCGGGCTGA
- the lipA gene encoding lipoyl synthase has translation MTTVARRHPEWIKARAPVGERVFELRRLLRGLRLHTVCEEAQCPNLGECWAHGTATLMLMGDVCTRNCGFCAVAHGRPRPLDPEEPARVAEAVERLGLRHVVLTSVDRDDLPDGGASHFAATVRAVRGRIPRCSIEVLIPDFQGNPVALEVVVGSPIDVLNHNVETVPRLYKRVRPGSRYERSLEILRRAKELRPELLTKTGLMLGLGEEREEVLAVLRDLRAVGCDILTLGQYLRPSSKHLPVVRYVPPEEFRELRADASRLGFLHVEAGPLVRSSYHAWTHVEGARGGSVSF, from the coding sequence ATGACCACCGTAGCGCGCCGCCACCCGGAGTGGATCAAAGCTCGGGCCCCGGTGGGGGAGCGCGTCTTCGAGCTTCGCCGCCTCCTGCGGGGCCTTCGGCTCCACACCGTTTGCGAGGAAGCGCAGTGCCCCAACCTGGGCGAGTGCTGGGCTCACGGAACGGCGACGCTCATGTTGATGGGAGACGTCTGTACGCGGAACTGCGGCTTCTGCGCCGTGGCGCACGGCCGCCCGCGCCCTCTCGACCCGGAAGAACCGGCGAGGGTGGCCGAGGCCGTCGAGCGGCTCGGGCTCCGGCACGTGGTTCTCACCTCGGTCGACCGCGACGACCTTCCCGACGGGGGCGCGAGCCACTTCGCCGCGACGGTCCGGGCCGTGCGCGGGCGCATCCCGCGGTGCTCGATCGAGGTCCTGATTCCCGACTTTCAGGGGAATCCCGTCGCGCTCGAGGTGGTCGTCGGCTCGCCGATCGACGTTCTGAACCACAACGTGGAGACCGTGCCCCGCCTCTACAAACGGGTTCGCCCCGGTTCCCGCTACGAGAGGAGCCTCGAAATCCTCCGGCGGGCGAAGGAGCTTCGGCCCGAACTCCTGACGAAAACCGGCCTCATGCTGGGCCTCGGGGAGGAGCGGGAGGAGGTTCTCGCCGTGCTGCGCGACCTGCGGGCCGTAGGATGCGACATTCTCACGCTCGGACAATACCTGCGTCCGAGTTCGAAGCACCTGCCGGTCGTTCGCTACGTTCCGCCGGAAGAATTCCGAGAGCTACGGGCCGACGCCTCGAGGCTCGGCTTCCTGCACGTGGAAGCAGGGCCTCTCGTCCGGAGCTCCTATCACGCGTGGACCCACGTCGAGGGTGCGCGCGGCGGGAGTGTCTCCTTCTAG
- the lipB gene encoding octanoyltransferase — protein MACPGTERAPNERLAVRWLGRVPYDRALALQDETLRARLEDRIPDTLFLLEHEPVYTLGRGAREEDLLGAPARLGVPVFRVGRGGAATFHGPGQLVAYPIVALARQGRDVRRYVQALEEVAIRVCRGFGVEAFRRPGLVGVWSRGGKIASIGVGVRRWVAYHGLALNVETDLRFFEAIVPCALPGESVTSIARERGDRVGVEEAVPVLVREFCSVFGFEAPSEP, from the coding sequence ATGGCGTGCCCCGGGACCGAACGTGCACCGAACGAGCGGCTCGCGGTGCGGTGGCTCGGCCGGGTTCCCTACGACCGCGCGCTCGCTCTGCAGGACGAAACCCTTCGCGCGCGGCTCGAGGACAGGATCCCGGACACGCTGTTCCTCCTCGAGCACGAGCCGGTGTACACCCTGGGTCGAGGGGCCAGGGAGGAGGATCTCCTCGGGGCCCCGGCACGCCTGGGCGTACCGGTGTTCCGGGTGGGGCGGGGCGGAGCGGCTACCTTCCACGGCCCGGGCCAGCTCGTGGCCTACCCGATCGTGGCGCTCGCCCGGCAGGGGCGCGACGTCCGCCGCTACGTGCAGGCACTCGAAGAGGTGGCGATCCGGGTCTGTCGCGGTTTCGGTGTCGAAGCGTTCCGGCGCCCGGGCTTGGTGGGCGTCTGGAGCCGAGGGGGAAAAATTGCCTCGATCGGCGTCGGGGTCCGGCGCTGGGTCGCCTACCACGGCCTCGCTCTCAACGTCGAGACCGACCTCCGTTTCTTCGAGGCGATCGTTCCGTGCGCCCTTCCCGGTGAGAGCGTGACCTCGATCGCTCGCGAAAGGGGAGACCGGGTCGGCGTCGAAGAAGCGGTGCCGGTCCTCGTCCGGGAATTTTGCTCGGTTTTCGGATTCGAGGCACCCTCGGAGCCATGA
- a CDS encoding dihydrolipoyl dehydrogenase translates to METYDLVVVGAGPGGYVAAIRAAQLGMRVAVVEKDRAGGVCLNWGCIPSKAILHAAELYESVRDAESLGLRAEGLGFDYGGVIAHSRKAADRLAKGVESLFRKHGIVLVPGEATLETPQRVRVCANGGSRTLEGKHVLLATGSTERTLPGLDVDGRVVLTSRQALESRRFPRSLLVIGGGAVGVEFAYVYAAFGAQVTIVEMEEQLLPGTDRDVAKELERAFQRRKVVVKTRTRYKECRSVGENGAVVAFEGPEGELELRAEQVLVAVGRAPLSGGLGLEELGVEVERGFVRVDERFRTKKPELLAVGDVVGAPLLAHKASEEGIAAVEFLAGERSTGVDYDLIPSCVYCQPEVATVGLTEEEARRRGFDVKVGRFPFTASGKAVATGHREGFVKVVVDARYGEILGGHIVGRGATELISQVGLAKFAEATVTELGTYVRPHPTLSEAIMEAALAVEGRSINF, encoded by the coding sequence ATGGAAACCTACGACCTGGTCGTGGTCGGGGCGGGGCCGGGGGGCTACGTCGCGGCCATCCGCGCGGCGCAGCTCGGAATGCGGGTCGCCGTCGTGGAGAAGGACCGTGCGGGCGGTGTGTGCCTGAACTGGGGATGCATTCCCTCGAAGGCCATCCTCCATGCCGCCGAGCTCTACGAATCGGTCCGCGACGCGGAATCCCTCGGCCTTCGCGCCGAGGGGCTCGGTTTCGACTACGGAGGCGTGATCGCCCACAGCCGCAAGGCGGCGGACCGGCTCGCCAAGGGGGTGGAAAGCCTTTTCCGGAAACACGGCATCGTCCTGGTTCCCGGAGAGGCGACGCTCGAGACGCCGCAGCGTGTCCGGGTGTGCGCGAACGGCGGGAGCCGGACCCTCGAGGGGAAGCACGTCCTGCTCGCGACGGGCAGCACCGAGCGGACCCTTCCCGGCCTCGACGTCGACGGTCGGGTGGTGCTCACGAGCCGGCAGGCCCTGGAGAGCCGTCGATTTCCCCGCTCCCTCCTCGTCATCGGGGGCGGGGCCGTGGGGGTCGAGTTCGCGTACGTGTACGCGGCGTTCGGGGCGCAGGTGACGATCGTCGAAATGGAGGAACAGTTGCTTCCCGGCACGGACCGCGACGTCGCGAAGGAGCTCGAGCGGGCTTTCCAGCGCCGGAAGGTCGTCGTGAAGACCCGGACCCGGTACAAGGAGTGCCGCAGCGTCGGCGAGAACGGGGCGGTGGTCGCCTTCGAAGGCCCCGAGGGCGAACTCGAACTCCGCGCGGAGCAGGTTCTCGTCGCCGTGGGGCGAGCTCCGCTCTCGGGCGGGCTCGGCCTCGAAGAGCTCGGCGTCGAGGTGGAGCGAGGGTTCGTGAGGGTGGACGAGCGGTTCCGGACCAAAAAACCGGAGCTGCTCGCCGTGGGGGACGTCGTCGGAGCGCCGCTTCTCGCCCACAAGGCGTCGGAGGAAGGAATCGCGGCGGTCGAATTTCTGGCCGGAGAGAGGAGCACGGGAGTCGATTACGACCTCATCCCGAGCTGCGTCTACTGCCAGCCGGAGGTGGCGACCGTCGGGCTCACCGAGGAAGAAGCTCGCCGGCGTGGGTTCGACGTGAAGGTCGGTCGCTTTCCCTTTACGGCGTCGGGCAAGGCCGTCGCGACCGGACACAGGGAGGGGTTCGTCAAAGTCGTGGTGGACGCCCGGTACGGCGAAATCCTCGGGGGCCACATCGTCGGGAGGGGGGCGACGGAGTTGATCTCGCAGGTCGGACTCGCGAAATTCGCCGAGGCCACGGTCACCGAGCTCGGGACCTACGTGCGGCCGCACCCGACGCTCTCGGAGGCGATCATGGAAGCGGCGCTCGCGGTGGAAGGCCGGTCCATCAACTTCTGA